One stretch of Salmo trutta chromosome 7, fSalTru1.1, whole genome shotgun sequence DNA includes these proteins:
- the LOC115196650 gene encoding mucin-2-like, producing LPPTTTTTTTQTRTTSEETTTATTKSSITTTEFTVVTNPPYTKATEKQISTLTIQTEETTTSNPTTTPTITPTTTPTITPTTTPTITPTTTPTITPTTTPTITSTTTTTTESPTITTESPTSTTTTMSTKYSTTRETTEEITTGPESTTTTTTITPSTTPSTTPTTTPTTTPTTTPTIAPATTPSTTPTTTPTTTPTTTPTTTPTTTTTTTPTTTPTTTPTTTPTTTPTTTPTTTPTTTPTTTPTTTPTPTPTTTPTTTPTTTPTTTPTTTPTTTPTTTPTTTPTTTPTTTPTTTPTPTTTPTTTPTTTPTTTPTTTPTPTPTTTTTTTPTTTPTTTPTTTPTSPTTTSPTTTPHCLIKTVCDWSGWIDSHYPTIEKGGDYETIENIRKSGIDICSQPKEVECRSKENIDVPLAELGQNVECNPSVGLICHNKDQGIPPICYNYEIRVRCCVDVCSNETTTTSEWPTTTITTSTTTPTTTRTTTPTTTTTTTTTTTTTTTESPTTTTPTTTTTESPTTTPESPSTTTKSTTPSTTTTESPTTIIKSTTPSTTTQVTEEVTTGPESTTPTTPTTTTERPTTTPESPSTTTKSTTPSTTTQVTEEVTTGPESTTPTTTTTTTTTTTGSPSTTVTSETTTYSTTSETTEEITTGPESTTPTTTITPPPTTTTTTTESPTTTTTPTTTTTTTTESPTTTTLPTTTTTTESPTSTTLPTTTTTTESPTTTTTPTTTTTTTESSTTTTTPTTTTTTITTTTTTKESPTSTTLPTTITTTESPTTTNTPTTTTTTERPTTTTESPTTTTMSTTPSTTTTITEEVTTGPESTTPTTTTTTTTTTTGSPSTTVTSKTTTYSTTSETTEEITTGPESTTPTTTTTPTTTTTTTQTTTTTTTTTESPTTTTH from the exons ctacccccaacTACTACCACAACAACGACTCAGACAAGGACTACCTCTGAGGAAACGACAACAGCCACCACCAAATCATCTATCACAACAACAGAGTTCACTGTTGTCACAAATCCACCATACACAAAAGCAACTGAAAAGCAAATCTCAACTTTGACAATACAGACAGAAGAAACTACTACATCAAACCCAACCACAACCCCTACCATtaccccaacaacaacccctaccattaccccaacaacaacccctaccattaccccaacaacaacccctaccattacaccaacaacaacccctaccattacctcaacaacaacaacaacaacagaaagtccaacaataacaacagaaagtccaacaTCAACCACAACAACTATGTCAACTAAATATTCCACAACAAGAGAAACAACAGAGGAAATTACAACTGGTCCAGAATcaacaacaacgacaacaacCATTACACCCTCAACAACCCCttccactacccccacaacaacccctaccactacccccacaacaacccctaccattGCCCCAGCCACAACCCCttccactacccccacaacaacccctaccactacccccacaacaacccctaccactacccccacaacaaccactaccactacccccacaacaacccctaccactacccccacaacaacccctaccactacccccacaacaactcctaccactacccccacaacaacccctaccactacccccacaacaacccctacccctacccccacaacaacccctaccactacccccacaacaacccctaccactacccccacaacaacccctaccactacccccacaacaactcctaccactacccccacaacaactcctaccactacccccacaacaactcctacccccacaacaacccctaccactacccccacaacaacccctaccactacccccacaacaacccctacccctacccccacaacaaccactaccactacccccacaacaacccctaccactacccccacaacaactcctACTTCACCAACAACCACTTCACCCACTACTACTCCACACTGCCTGATCAAGACTGTCTGTGATTGGTCAGGCTGGATTGACAGTCACTATCCTACTATAGAAAAAGGAGGAGATTATGAAACCATAGAAAATATAAGGAAATCTGGTATTGATATTTGTAGCCAACCTAAGGAAGTAGAATGCAGATCCAAAGAAAACATCGATGTTCCTTTGGCCGAACTAGGTCAAAATGTTGAATGCAATCCCTCAGTTGGACTGATATGCCACAACAAGGATCAAGGCATCCCACCAATATGCTACAACTACGAGATCAGAGTCAGATGTTGTGTTGATGTTTGTAGCAATGAGACAACTACCACCTCAGAATGGCCCACAACAACCATTACAACTTCTACcactaccccaacaacaacacgtaccactaccccaacaacaactactacaacaacaacaacaacaacaacaaccaccacagaaagtccaacaacaactaccccaacaacaacaacaacagaaagtccaacaACAACACCAGAAAGTCCATCAACCACAACTAAGTCAACAACTCcatccacaacaacaacagaaagtccaacaACCATAATTAAGTCAACAACTCCATCCACAACAACACAAGTAACAGAGGAAGTTACAACTGGTCCAGAATCAACAACACCtactaccccaacaacaacaacagaacgtCCAACAACAACACCAGAAAGTCCGTCAACCACAACTAAGTCAACAACTCCATCCACAACAACACAAGTAACAGAGGAAGTTACAACTGGTCCAGAATCAACAAcacctactaccactaccacaacaacaacaaccaccacaggAAGTCCATCAACCACAGTAACGTCTGAGACAACAACATATTCCACAACAAGCGAAACAACAGAGGAAATTACAACTGGTCCTGAATCAACAACACCCACAACaaccattacaccaccaccaacaacaacaacaacaacaacagaaagtccaacaacaacaactaccccaacaacaacaacaacaacaacaacagaaagtccaacaacaacaaccctcccaacaacaacaacaacaacagaaagtccaacaTCAACAACcctcccaacaacaacaacaacaacagaaagtccaacaacaacaactaccccaacaacaacaacaacaacaacagaaagttcaacaacaacaactaccccaacaacaacaacaacaactatcacaacaacaacaacaacaaaagaaagtcCAACATCAACAACCCtcccaacaacaataacaacaacagaaagtccaacaacaacaaataccccaacaacaaccacaacaacagaacgtccaacaacaacaacagaaagtccaacaACCACAACTATGTCAACAACTCCATCCACAACAACGACAATAACAGAGGAAGTTACAACTGGTCCAGAATCAACAAcacctaccaccactaccacaacaacaacaaccaccacaggAAGTCCATCAACCACAGTAACgtctaagacaacaacatattcCACAACAAGTGAAACAACAGAGGAAATTACAACTGGTCCTGAatcaacaacaccaacaacaacaactaccccaacaacaacaacaacaactacccaaacaacaacaacaacaacaacaacaacagaaagtccaacaacaactaccc ACTGA
- the LOC115196577 gene encoding intestinal mucin-like protein, translated as MGCEYAIPPRKDGETWKTDNCTTQTCHSGVITTTYVVCESAEKPVCENGFPPAKVYDESGCCYHYECECICYGWGDPHYVTFDGQYYSFQENCTYVLIKEIVPRQNFSVNIDNYNCDPSGHATCPQSLIVYYKSYKIVLTPKRLNVTTNMVYINGKQIFPTFSNEDLMITSTGVELLLKIPAIKATVMFKSLMFSVTLPNSLFHNNTEGQCGTCDNNRKNDCRLPNAQIHPSCPGMAHEWKIPDDKKPYCDLQRPTPPTPTPTPPPCPSGKTSICDIILSSVFKQCHDVIPPQPFFEACKFDVCHMPNISIGCSSLEAYAVRCAAAGVCIDWRNSTNGKCELTCPKTKVYKACGSTIQPTCNSRYNDKYVHSCQGAQMTRDFVCDSFMEGCFCPEGTVLFNTFSDTCVRDCGCTGPDGKPKQFGETWYSNCQKCTCNADIMSVQCESVKCPPQEIVTCKKYGELLVNETVDCCQINKCVPKPVCVYNNTEYMLGENVPNGTCEECKCGPNKDPVSKLYVVDCVQINCSTTCQLGYEYEVVPEKCCGTCVQKDCVVVLPDATSHIIQLGKFWSPPSDRCVKYDCSKTNKQLIIVKSKLECPVFRPEDCVPGTEKTDANGCCTTCTLRSHCDVTNTTTYLEVNNCTSTVPVEISACGGSCGTSSMYSAEKNTLMHSCSCCQEMSTSERKVEMLCPDGKKIMQNYIYIDKCGCHDSECDKNNHVD; from the exons ATGGGCTGTGAATATGCCATTCCACCAAGAAAG GATGGTGAGACTTGGAAGACAGACAACTGCACTACTCAAACTTGCCACAGCGGTGTAATTACCACAACGTATGTGGTCTGTGAGTCTGCAGAAAAGCCTGTGTGTGAAAATGGATTCCCACCAGCTAAAGTCTATGACGAATCAGGTTGCTGCTATCACTATGAATGTGAAT GTATATGCTATGGATGGGGAGACCCTCATTACGTCACATTTGATGGCCAATATTACAGTTTCCAGGAAAACTGCACCTACGTTTTGATTAAAGAAATAGTTCCTCGACAGAACTTCAGTGTCAACATCGACAACTATAACTGCGATCCGTCTGGACATGCGACCTGCCCTCAGTCTCTGATTGTCTATTACAAGTCCTATAAAATTGTTCTTACTCCGAAGAGATTAAACGTGACAACAAATATG GTTTACATCAATGGAAAACAGATCTTCCCGACCTTTTCTAATGAAGACCTCATGATCACCAGCACTGGGGTAGAGTTACTGTTGAAGATCCCTGCCATTAAAGCAACAGTGATGTTTAAGTCCCTTATGTTCAGTGTAACCCTGCCAAACTCCCTAttccacaacaacacagaggggCAGTGTG GTACCTGTGACAATAACAGGAAAAACGATTGCAGATTACCGAATGCACAGATTCATCCATCATGTCCTGGGATGGCTCATGAATGGAAGATTCCTGATGATAAAAAACCCTACTGTGATCTGCAACGCCCTACCCCACCTACCCCTACGCCTACGCCTCCACCCTGCCCGTCAGGAAAGACATCAATCTGTGACATCATACTTAGCTC GGTCTTTAAGCAATGCCATGACGTTATCCCACCACAACCCTTCTTCGAGGCCTGTAAATTTGATGTCTGCCACATGCCAAATATCTCAATCGGCTGCTCCAGCCTGGAAGCCTACGCCGTGAGGTGTGCAGCAGCTGGAGTCTGTATCGACTGGAGGAACTCAACTAATGGAAAATGTG AACTGACATGCCCTAAGACCAAAGTGTATAAGGCATGTGGCTCTACTATCCAGCCAACATGCAATTCAAG ATACAATGACAAATATGTGCATTCATGTCAGGGAGCACAAATGACCCGTGACTTTGTATGTGACTCATTCATGGAGGGCTGTTTCTGCCCTGAGGGTACCGTCTTGTTCAACACATTCTCTGACACCTGTGTTCGTGACTGTG GATGTACTGGACCTGATGGAAAACCCAAACAG TTTGGTGAGACTTGGTACAGTAACTGCCAGAAGTGCACGTGTAATGCTGACATAATGAGTGTCCAGTGTGAATCAGTGAAATGTCCGCCACAAGAAATTGTTACCTGTAAGAAGTACGGTGAGCTGTTGGTCAACGAGACGGTGGACTGCTGTCAGATAAATAAATGCG TACCCAAACCTGTTTGTGTCTACAATAATACTGAATACATG CTTGGTGAAAATGTTCCCAACGGCACCTGTGAGGAGTGCAAGTGTGGCCCTAATAAGGATCCAGTCTCCAAGCTGTATGTTGTAGACTGTGTCCAAATCAACTGTTCCACCACCTGCCAACTG GGTTATGAGTATGAAGTCGTACCTGAGAAATGTTGTGGAACGTGTGTCCAGAAGGACTGTGTTGTAGTTCTCCCAGATGCCACATCTCACATCATTCAG CTTGGGAAGTTTTGGTCGCCCCCTAGTGACCGCTGTGTGAAGTATGACTgctcaaaaacaaacaaacagctcATCATTGTGAAATCCAAATTGGAATGCCCAGTGTTCCGTCCAGAGGACTGCGTCCCT GGAACTGAGAAAACTGATGCAAATGGATGTTGCACAACCT GCACTTTACGTAGTCACTGTGATGTGACTAACACCACCACCTACCTAGAGGTGAATAACTGCACGTCTACTGTGCCGGTGGAAATCTCAGCCTGCGGGGGATCCTGTGGAACGTCTTCTAT GTACTCTGCAGAGAAAAACACCTTGATGCACTCCTGCTCCTGCTGTCAGGAGATGTCTACCAGTGAGAGGAAGGTGGAGATGCTCTGCCCTGACGGGAAGAAGATCATGCAGAACTACATTTACATTGATAAGTGCGGCTGCCATGACTCTGAGTGTGACAAGAACAACCACGTAGATTAG